ATACTCTCTCCTTGCTGATAAGACAAAGGGGATAATAGTGCGCCAGTTGCCACTATAAGCACACGTTTAAGTTGACCTTTCCTTAGGCGCTTAAGGATATGACCATAGGTTACAACCGCTGAACATCCGCAGCCACTTCCTCCAGCGATCACATATTTCTGTTTCTCCAAGTCGTAAATAAGTAGACCACAATCATCAAAGGTTGTTTGCTCCATAGGAATCCCCTCTTTGGCTAACAGGGTTTTGGCTATGGGTAACCCCACAGATGCTAAATCCCCGGTAACAATTAGATCATAGTGCCCGGGCGATAGTCCTGTATCCCGAAAATGTGCAGTGATTGTATCCGCCGCCGCAGGTGCCATAGCCGTTCCCATATTAAAAGGGTCCGTCAAACCAAGATCCATAATACGCCCAAGCGTTGCCATGACCACGACTGGATTGTTGCCAGATCCATCATTCTGGCCAACTACAGCACAGCCTGAGCCTGTAACTGTATACTGCGCCGTTGGGGGCTTCTGTGAGCCATATTCGGTAGGATAACGAAATTGCTTCTCCACCGTACAGTTATGGCTGGATGTTCCCGCAAGCACATACTTGCTGCCTCCAGAATCAACGATCATTGAGGCAATCGCCAGGCTCTCCATGGAGGTAGAGCAAGCGCCAAAGACTCCGAGATAAGGCACCCCTAATTTTCTAGCTGCAAAAGAACTGCTGATAATCTGGTTCATCAAATCTCCACCGACAAAAAACTCTAGCTTCTCTTTATCGATATTCGCATTAATCAGAGCTAGCATGGCTGCCTTCTCGAAAAGAGCACGCTCTGCCTTCTCCCATGTCTTCTCGTCCATTTCCAGCGAATCATATATAAAATCAAAATCTGATACTAAAGGGCCTTCTCCCTCTTCTGGCCCCACTACAGCGGAAGAACCTAAAATAACGGGACGGTTCGTGAACTCCCAGGTCTGACTACCAAGCTGCTTCATGTATGTGCACCTCCATCTACGCCCAAGAAGAGATAGACGATACCAATTATGAAAGCAGCGACGGCACCAAATACAATGACCGAGCCCGCTAGCTTAAACATATTGCCGCCTACACCAAGCACAAGGCCCTCAGCACGGTGTTCTAGAGCTGCAGAGCACATACTGTTCGCAAATCCGGTAACCGGCACTGCAGTTCCTGCACCAGCCCATTGAGCCATTTTGTCATACACGCCAAAGCTGGTCAGGATCACGGACAGTAGGATCATCACTGCTACTGTCGGACTGGCGGCTTCCTTGGAGGTCATATCAAATATAGCCATAAAAGCCTCCTGAACACCTTGTCCAATTACACAAATTAAGCCGCCAGAAAGAAATGCTCGCACACAGTTCTTTAATACCGGGCGGGCGGGTACAAATGGCTTGGACAACTTCTCGTAATCTTGTGGAGTCAAGGTGTCAAGCTTCAGCTTGACACCAGATTTCTTAGTTTTCGCCGGCATTGAGGGCACCTCCTGAAAGTTAGGCGAAGGGGGCTGACAAACATCTTAGTACTCACTTTGAAGTTGAAGCCCCTCAAGTTATTCTTCGCTTAGAAGTTTTCCTTAGTGTTTGCCATCCTCCGCTTCGTTATGTCCCTCCAGTTTAGGAAAAATACAGTAACACAACAATCAACAGTAAAAAGAGCACAAGAATAAGTATTGCTTCTCTTTCCCTTGAATTGTGGCGCCAGTATCGTTTGCGCGTCCCTTTTACTTGTAGGCTCCTACTTGAGTATCTTCCCTGCACCCTTCTTTGGGGTATGCTACCCGCTACCCTCATTCGTCTTCGCATCCTTTCTCGGGCTTCTGCCACCAAAGCCTCTATTGCATAGTATTCGTG
This window of the Paenibacillus sp. FSL R10-2734 genome carries:
- the spoVAD gene encoding stage V sporulation protein AD, whose translation is MKQLGSQTWEFTNRPVILGSSAVVGPEEGEGPLVSDFDFIYDSLEMDEKTWEKAERALFEKAAMLALINANIDKEKLEFFVGGDLMNQIISSSFAARKLGVPYLGVFGACSTSMESLAIASMIVDSGGSKYVLAGTSSHNCTVEKQFRYPTEYGSQKPPTAQYTVTGSGCAVVGQNDGSGNNPVVVMATLGRIMDLGLTDPFNMGTAMAPAAADTITAHFRDTGLSPGHYDLIVTGDLASVGLPIAKTLLAKEGIPMEQTTFDDCGLLIYDLEKQKYVIAGGSGCGCSAVVTYGHILKRLRKGQLKRVLIVATGALLSPLSYQQGESIPCVAHAVAIESGGEA
- the spoVAC gene encoding stage V sporulation protein AC, with the translated sequence MPAKTKKSGVKLKLDTLTPQDYEKLSKPFVPARPVLKNCVRAFLSGGLICVIGQGVQEAFMAIFDMTSKEAASPTVAVMILLSVILTSFGVYDKMAQWAGAGTAVPVTGFANSMCSAALEHRAEGLVLGVGGNMFKLAGSVIVFGAVAAFIIGIVYLFLGVDGGAHT